From the genome of Leptospiraceae bacterium:
CAACAATTGCTATTGCACTAAGAGCATTTGTAAAAATGGACTATCAATTTACCGATCTGCATTTTAGTTCATCAAGTGGTCTATTGATTTTAGGGATTGTTACTATGTTTTATAGCCTTTGGACACTCAATCAGACAAATGATATTAGGCGTATAACAGCTCAGATTGCTGTATTTCATAGTGGAGCTCTTGCTGTATTTATTTTCCTAAATCCACCAGATGAAATTTTTTATTATGCATTATCTTCTAGTGTGACGGTTAAAGCGTTGTTATTCTCAGCAATGGGTATATTTAGAATCGATGCAGGAACAAGAAATTTAAAGGATATTGACCCATCTCTCGGTTTAAATAAAACTTCTACATTTCTCTATATTTTTTCTGTCGCGATGGCTTTTGTAATTCCATTTTCTCCTTTTTTTGTTGGTGACTTACTTTTAATTAAAGTAGGATTTATGGCAGAAAAGTTTTGGATTTTACTTGTGCCTCTATTAGGACTTGTGTTTTTTCTAGTTGCGATAAACAAATTATTACCTCTCTTTCAAGTGAAGGCAAGAGAATTTTCAGCTCAACACCAAAAAATTCTACGGGTAAGATTGCTGTTAACTTTCTTGTTACTTGGAGTGGCGTTATGCGTCGGAGTATATGGAGTTTACAATTTATCAAATGGAGGTTTTTTCAATGTCTTATAATTTATTTGATGCGTATGAAATTGTAACTGGTTTGTATTTTAATAAGCGGACATCTAACTATTACAAATTCTTTCAAACCAATGATAATTTAAAAATGGAAGTTTTGAAAGATGTCAAATTAAAAGACTTAGTGAATGATACTCGTAACCCAATTTGGTTGCTGCGCCATAGTCTTGGAGTTAGTGCAGGGGATGAAAATTATTCTGAAGTAAATATTGAGTCAATCAAAAATAGCAGTGAACGCAGACGACTTGAATTATTACGATCTTCAATCAGTAATACTGAAATTCGAGATTTGAATTACAGAGGTATTGCGGTCAACGTTAATTCAGATAGTTATTCCCATGCAGTAGGCCCGATTCATGCCGGAGTAATTGAACCCGGTCATTTTCGATTTAGTGTGACGGGAGAAGTTACACAACATTTAAATATTCGGTTAGGATATCAAAAGAGAAATTTGCTCGAACTAATTAAAAAGAAATATCCATTAGCCGTAATGCCTTTTGCGGATGCAATCTCCGGAGATAGTGCCATCGAATATTCAACAGCATTTTCTCAAATCTACGAGGAGGCTGCCGGAATCAAAGTTTCGGATGAAGTAAAATTAATTCGAATGATTCTTTTAGAAGTTGAAAGAGTTGCTATTCATATTGGAGACTTAGGGGCGTTAGCTGGGGATATTGGATATTATCCGATGTTAGGAGTCTGTGCCACGGACAGGGGAGTACCCCTTGGAGTTATGGAAACATTGACTGGTTCGAGATTTGGTAAAGCGGCAATATATCCAGGAGAAGTGCGGTTAAATAAAAATTTAAATCTTTCCGTTCTAATTACACTTGCTGCTAATCTAAGTAACTGTTTTAGACGAGTAGAATATCAATTTATGCGTGCCGTAAAGTCTTCCACAGTTCGGGAAAGACTCTCTGAATGCGGAAAAATTACTAAAATTCAGGTGCTACATAATAGTTTTATTGGAATGGTTGCGCGTTCAACAGGACTTAGAATGGATATGCGATATGCGGAACCTTTGTATCAAACAACAAAGTATCCTCTTGATTTGAATCTAGAAAGAGAAAATTTAGTTGGAGATGCATGGGCTAGATTTTATTTAAGGTTTTTGGAATTAAAAAATTCAATATCATGGTTGGAGAAAATTCTACCAGAAATTGATATTTCTAAATCAGGCAGAGGAAGTTTACAAATTCAAACTATTAATAAATTTAAACCAGGAATTTATTACAAAAGTGTAGAGGGCTGGCGAGGTTCAGTACTAGTCGTATTAGATATTAACTCAAAAGGGGAAGTTTTGGATGCCTATATTAGGGATCCGTCTGTATTAAATTGGCATGCATTAGAGTTAGCTAATATAGGAACGTTAATTGGAGATTTTCCACTGAACAATAAATCATTTAATTTAGCATATGCGGGGTTTGATCTATAATGGGATTCTATGAAATAAAAAATTTATTTAAAAAACATGTAACGATGGATTTTGATAAGGCATCACCTGTGAACCAAAATGCGAGGGGTTTACCGGTTCCTTCAAAAGCTGCGACTACAGGCACTTGCAAAAATTGTAAGGTTTGTGAAACAAATTGTCCTACCAAAGCTATCCAAGTAAAGTCGGATGTTGAGTTAACGTTTGACTACGGGGCTTGTTTGCAATGCGGACTTTGTGTAAATGTATGCCCGTCTGAGAGATTAGAAAATTCTGGATTAGTTTACGCTTTTACACTAAATCGAGAGGAGTTTAAAATTTCTTATCTAAAAGGAGACTTTATTCCAAAAGAGTTTCCGACGCCGCCTAACGTAGGTATTTTTCAAAAACTTACAAAAACTAGAGGGTTTAATTATAGGGAAGTTGCAGCGGCTGGAAATAATTCTGTCGAATGGGAATTGGGAGCAAGTTTTAATAATGTATTTGATTGTGAAGGGCAAATGGTTCGTAATGTTGCCTCTCCAAAACATGCCGATGCGGTTTTGTTTTCGGGACCGGTTAGTGAAAATATGGCAGGTCCATTGCAGACAGCTTGGGATTGTATGCCAGAACCAAAAGCGTTAATCGCCGCAGGCACGGAGGCAATTTCAGGCGGAATTTTTCCTATGGGTAAAAGACCAAAAGAGCCTGATTTATTTATAGCAGGTGATCCGCCAAGACCAGATGTAATGATTAATGCATTTAGATTTTTAATGGGTCAGTTTAGATTTGCGTTTCAATTCGCATTAAAAGATAGGATTTCTAAGTTAAGGGAAACGAAGTAGGAGAAATATATGGAAAACAGGAATGTACCAAAAGATGGTATTGCAGGTTTAAAAGAAAATTGGAAGTCAGATATTCTATCCGGTTTTACAATTTTTTTAATCGCGTTGCCTCTTTGTATTGGCATTGCAATTGCTTCCGGTGCTCCTCCCATGGCCGGTCTTTTTGCTGGAATTGTAGGTGGGATGGTTGCATCTTTTCTCGGCGGTTCGTATGTAAATATCAATGGACCCGCTGCTGGATTAATTGCAGTTATTGTTAATTCCATAAATGTACTTGGCGGAGGCGATGCCAAATTAGGATTTGAACTTACGTTAGCCGCTATTGCAATTGCTGGTGTATTTCAAGTTATTTTGGGATTATTAAAAGCAGGGAATCTTACAGTTTATTTTCCTGGTTCAGTCATTCATGGAATGATGGCAGCTATCGGGATTATCATTATTGTGAAACAATTCAATGTTTTCCTCGGAGTAACTCCGACAGCCAAATCAATATTAGGCCTAATAATTGAGATTCCTCATAGTTTAACAAAATTAAATCCAGAGATTGCATTTATTGGAGTAGTCGGAATTTTAATATTGATTTTGTTACCAATGATAAAAGTAAATTGGGTCAAAAAAATTCCAGGACCCTTATTAGTAGTAATTGTCGCAGTTGGAATTGGAATGGTTTTTGATTTGGAAGACAAACATACTTTTACATTTTTACAAGAAAGTTATGAAGTTGGACCAAACAACTTAGTCAATTTGCCTGCCCATATTTCCGATGGATTTACTTCCCCGAATTTTTCGCAAGTATTTACATTTAATTTTTTTCTTATGATGATTACGATTATGTTAGTTGGCAGCATCGAATCTTTATTAACCTCTGCTGCTGTAGATAAAATAGATCCATACAAAAGAACAAGCAATATGGATAGAGAGTTAATCTCAAAAGGGGCAGGAAACTTTCTGTTAGGCATGATAGGAGGTATTCCAATTATTGCAGAAGTAGTAAGAAGTTCGGCTAACGTAAATAATGGTGCAAAGACAAAATGGTCTAACTTTTTCCATGGATTATTTTTATTAGTATTCATCTCTTTATTTCCTGAATTATTACATCGAATTCCGCTTTCAGCGTTAGCTGCTATACTTATAATGGTGGGATTTAAGTTAGCATCTCCGAAAGCATTTATTCATTCTTATGAAAAAGGCGTTGATCAGTTGTTAGTTTTTGTTACTACGATTGTATTAACTCTAGTTGAGGACTTGCTAATTGGTGTAGCTGCTGGTATATTTGTAGAAATTCTAATCATGTTATATCATGGCGTATCCTTTAAGAATATCTTTAAAGCAGATTTTACTGTGGAATCTAAGGATAATACTCATTTTGTGACAATTCGTCGCAATCTTGTATTTTCAAATTATTTATCGATTAAGACAGCATTGTACAGTCTACCGATAGGAGGTAGTGTAACTATTGCATTGGTCGATGTTGAGGTTGTTGGTCATGCTGCCTTAGAATATCTGGCAGATTTCATTTTATATTACGAAGATAGGGGTGGAAAAGTGATAGTGGAAGGATTGGATAAACTTACTCCTCTTTCAGGTCATCCACAGGCAACGAGGAAACTTGTTACCAAATAATTCTTGTCTAAATTTAAAATCAAATTTGTAGTAAGTTTTTTTAGAATCAATACCACTCACTTGGTTCTTAGAATCTGACTGCAATTAAAAAATTTCTTTATAGTAACTGTAACTCTTTGCTCTACTATGCGCTCTCCGCTGGCATAGTAGAGTTTTTTTATTTTGATATTGTTGAATAAATTGAAGTTTTTCTATCGCATAATCCGAATAAACCGATTACCAAAAGTAAATTCCGATTTAAAACTAAATAACTTTCTTTTAGCAATTGGGAATAACTATTTTGTGAAAAATAGAGGAACTTATTTTTGAGAAATGGTATACCACATTTTTTTACGTATGTAAACACTTTAGTGTTTTTAGGTTTTATTAGAGCTACTTTGTCAAGTTCAAACAATTAGATTTAGTTACAGTTTTAACTATTCACCATACACGCAATCGCGGACGGTAAATTAATTAGTTGTCTAAAATTTTAAATCATAACCAAAGCTAATATAATATAAATTGCGAACAATTTTTTGAGATTGATACTGTTCCTTGGCATAGTTTTTTAAAACATCTGGAGCATCTAAATTGTCAATTCCTGCATACACTGCTTCATTTTTGTAGCCGTACAATTTGGATGGATCAACAGTTTTTCCATCATAATTACTTCGATTTGGTTGAGTTTGAGAACCTTCGGATAGCGGATAATACCATGTATCACTATCGTACATATGTAGATCAGGTCTGTACACATGATTTACACTTACAAAAATTTTCCCAAAGTATAAATATAAATTATTTGTCCAGTCATACCAACCAGATTTTTGATCTATATTGTTATTTTGGTATTTGTATCCTATGTTTGAAACTGGTTTTATTCTAAAGAATTTTTCTTCGAAAAAAGTATGCGATATAGTAAAGGAACCATAGTGCCCACCGGCATAGATAGAATCAAAATCGAACGAAGATTGAGTATAAAATGCAAATGTAGGAGCAATCGATTTCTGTAAAAAAGGGAGACCCCAGAATATAAAATATTCATCCCAGGAATACTTTGCATTTTTATCAAATTGGTAATAAAACCATATTCCCCAAGTAATATCTCCAAACTTTTTGTTTTGAAAATTATAGGCAAATGTGGTGAATCCGCCGTCTGTTCTTTCCATCCCATTTTTTTCTTTATGTGGTTTGATTTTTCTTGGATCTACAAAAGAGTCAGAAGGGTTGGTGCAACCACCGGCGCCATCTGCAATACATTTGCTATTTACAATGTTATTACTTGGGTCATACAATAAGTCTACAGGATTAGAACTGGGATCCGCATAGTAAGAATTTAGTTTTCCAAAATAAACGTTAGGGTCAATACCTGGAGATCCAGGGCTTGCTTGAAACATTCTTAAATCAGAGTCTGTATCCTTTCGATCAACTAATGCAAAGTTACCCCAAAATTCTAAATATAATCCTTTAATTGGAGAGTTTATTCTTATATTTGGTTGGAGTGCCCAGTATTGAGTAGTACCATCGTATTTTTTATTATTTCTCCTGCTTAGATATTCTCCTCCATAACTATTGCCTCGCCAAATAAAATCGGATACTATTTCGGTAGTGAGGTCTATACCTACATTGTCATCTTCTTCTTCCTTTTCTTCTTTATTTGATACTTGGGAGTTTCCATTCAGTGTATCATTTTTAGATTGTTTAGAGGTTTTTTTATCGGAAAGTTCTGCAATTTTTTGGGATTGCAGTTTATTCTTTTCGGTTAGGTCTTCCACTTTATTTGATAGGTCTTGTAGTTTTTCTAATAACTCGGAAAAGTTTTGCGGAGGATCGTTTTTATCTAAGATTTTGTAATTTTCCACAATAACTTTCTTATTGTTATCAATTTTTACAGATTTGATTTTATCTATAGGAATTGTTTTTGTAACTCCCTTTGTGTCCTTATAGATGATTGCTTTTTTAGTTCGTTCTAATTGTGTTCCGATAATTTTTTTTCCGTCTTTTAATAGGAAAGTATCTGGATAAAGGTTATGAACACCCAGAAGTATGATGAATAAAATTAGTTTCAAGTTCATTGGTAGTCCGAATCGGAGTTTTTGAGTTTGAATATATATTCAGACCGGCCTATAAAAATCAATTCTAATTTCAGAAGATTTTATTTATTTTTTGTCTAAGGCTTCGTTGGCAAGTTTATCGGCTTTTTTATTTTTTTCTCTAGGAATATGAATTAGTTCTAATACGGTAAAATTAGGTCTTAATAAATCTACTACTTGTTTAATTTTTTGAAGTTCTGGTTTTTTTGTTTTGTATATACCTTGCATTTGTCTGACAACGAGCTCAGAGTCAAGGTGAACCTTTACCTCTTTTTCGGAAATGTCTTTGCACTTTTCTAAGCCTTTCAGGAGTGCAGTCCACTCAGCTACATTGTTTGTTTCTTTGCCAATAACCTCAGATATAGTAAAAACAGTTTCAGTTTCTGAGTTACCTCTATAGGCAACAACTCCAATAGAGGCAGGTCCTGGGTTTCCTCTAGACGCCCCATCACAAAATAGATAAATCAAAATAGTGTATAAATAAAAGGAGAAATTGCCGAACCTTGTGTCATAACAAGGAGTATAGATAATAATACTAATAAGAAGATAATCGGTATTAACCAAAACTTCTTACGTTCTAATAAAAACTCAAAAAATTCTTTAATTAAAGATAACATAACAACCTCGCTTAAAAATGTCTTTCGTAATGTTTAATATTCATTTCTTTTTTAGGTCTTTCGTTCCAATATGTTACTGCTTCTTTTTTAAGATTTTTATCTAAAATATCTTTTCTAAAAAGCCTAAGTAGCAAAGAAATCGGAACTACAGTTAAAATAAATACTAAAAATAAGATAATTCGAGTATTCACAATACCTAATATATGTGCAAATTTCATCCAACCTTTGTAAATTGGTTCTATCCATTTAAAATTAATAAGGCGTATTAATAAAAATGCTCCCCCTATACTTGCGAATCCATAGGCTAATTCCGATTTACCTTTGTATAAGAATAAACCAGCAATGATGGATAGAAATATTCCTCCTCCTAATGAAAAGGATTTTAGTTCTTTTGTGTTATCGTCTTTGTTAGTCAAGTTCAAATTCGTTTTTCCAATCGTTGTCATTTTTAAGTTCAGGTTGTTTTGTTTTATCTAAAATGAAATTTTCTATAACAAGATAATCCATATTTGTTCGCATAAAACATCTGTAGGCATCCTCTGGAGTGCATACTATTGGCTCACCTCGAACGTTAAATGAAGTATTTA
Proteins encoded in this window:
- a CDS encoding 4Fe-4S binding protein, with translation MGFYEIKNLFKKHVTMDFDKASPVNQNARGLPVPSKAATTGTCKNCKVCETNCPTKAIQVKSDVELTFDYGACLQCGLCVNVCPSERLENSGLVYAFTLNREEFKISYLKGDFIPKEFPTPPNVGIFQKLTKTRGFNYREVAAAGNNSVEWELGASFNNVFDCEGQMVRNVASPKHADAVLFSGPVSENMAGPLQTAWDCMPEPKALIAAGTEAISGGIFPMGKRPKEPDLFIAGDPPRPDVMINAFRFLMGQFRFAFQFALKDRISKLRETK
- a CDS encoding SulP family inorganic anion transporter, producing the protein MENRNVPKDGIAGLKENWKSDILSGFTIFLIALPLCIGIAIASGAPPMAGLFAGIVGGMVASFLGGSYVNINGPAAGLIAVIVNSINVLGGGDAKLGFELTLAAIAIAGVFQVILGLLKAGNLTVYFPGSVIHGMMAAIGIIIIVKQFNVFLGVTPTAKSILGLIIEIPHSLTKLNPEIAFIGVVGILILILLPMIKVNWVKKIPGPLLVVIVAVGIGMVFDLEDKHTFTFLQESYEVGPNNLVNLPAHISDGFTSPNFSQVFTFNFFLMMITIMLVGSIESLLTSAAVDKIDPYKRTSNMDRELISKGAGNFLLGMIGGIPIIAEVVRSSANVNNGAKTKWSNFFHGLFLLVFISLFPELLHRIPLSALAAILIMVGFKLASPKAFIHSYEKGVDQLLVFVTTIVLTLVEDLLIGVAAGIFVEILIMLYHGVSFKNIFKADFTVESKDNTHFVTIRRNLVFSNYLSIKTALYSLPIGGSVTIALVDVEVVGHAALEYLADFILYYEDRGGKVIVEGLDKLTPLSGHPQATRKLVTK
- a CDS encoding formate hydrogenase, with the protein product MELSTLSFIAGIVFILVLMNLLFAFTKSQEKVKYWVGLIILLFVVVVTSWWTKNLAWQWVLIEATTLFGALLISMSRNEKSIDVAWKFLLLNSFGLSLAFIGIIILSFGIHSQVTTNADDILSHISSHQNRLVETGMWLAIFGYSAKLGLFPNHFWVSDTYAESPSQISSLVSCLFPATIAIALRAFVKMDYQFTDLHFSSSSGLLILGIVTMFYSLWTLNQTNDIRRITAQIAVFHSGALAVFIFLNPPDEIFYYALSSSVTVKALLFSAMGIFRIDAGTRNLKDIDPSLGLNKTSTFLYIFSVAMAFVIPFSPFFVGDLLLIKVGFMAEKFWILLVPLLGLVFFLVAINKLLPLFQVKAREFSAQHQKILRVRLLLTFLLLGVALCVGVYGVYNLSNGGFFNVL
- a CDS encoding metal (Ni/Fe) hydrogenase large subunit, with protein sequence MSYNLFDAYEIVTGLYFNKRTSNYYKFFQTNDNLKMEVLKDVKLKDLVNDTRNPIWLLRHSLGVSAGDENYSEVNIESIKNSSERRRLELLRSSISNTEIRDLNYRGIAVNVNSDSYSHAVGPIHAGVIEPGHFRFSVTGEVTQHLNIRLGYQKRNLLELIKKKYPLAVMPFADAISGDSAIEYSTAFSQIYEEAAGIKVSDEVKLIRMILLEVERVAIHIGDLGALAGDIGYYPMLGVCATDRGVPLGVMETLTGSRFGKAAIYPGEVRLNKNLNLSVLITLAANLSNCFRRVEYQFMRAVKSSTVRERLSECGKITKIQVLHNSFIGMVARSTGLRMDMRYAEPLYQTTKYPLDLNLERENLVGDAWARFYLRFLELKNSISWLEKILPEIDISKSGRGSLQIQTINKFKPGIYYKSVEGWRGSVLVVLDINSKGEVLDAYIRDPSVLNWHALELANIGTLIGDFPLNNKSFNLAYAGFDL
- a CDS encoding ribonuclease HI family protein, with the translated sequence MIYLFCDGASRGNPGPASIGVVAYRGNSETETVFTISEVIGKETNNVAEWTALLKGLEKCKDISEKEVKVHLDSELVVRQMQGIYKTKKPELQKIKQVVDLLRPNFTVLELIHIPREKNKKADKLANEALDKK